In Acidobacteriota bacterium, the genomic window GAAAGACTCGGATGACCGAACAACTGGCGACCTACGCCCGCCTCTGTAACGCGCAGGTTCTTACGGGCAGTTGCTACGAAGGCGAAGGCGCTCCTGCCTTTTGGCCCTGGCTGCAAATCGTTCGTTCTTATGCGCATGAGTTGGAGCCCGAAAAACTGTTGTCGATAATGGGTCCGGGGGCCGCGGACATCGCCCAGGTAGTTTCAGAGATCAGGGAGCGTCTGCCCGACTTGCCGGCTCCTCCAACTTTGGAGCCCGAGCAGGCCCGGTTCCGGCTCTTCGATAGCGTGACGACGTTTCTTAAGAATGCCAGCAAGCTTCAGCCTCTGGTTATTATTCTCGACGACCTCCATTGGGCGGACAAACCGTCGCTGCTGCTGCTTCAGTTTCTGGCTCGCGAGTTGAAGGATTCGTGCATGCTCGTCATCGGCACCTACCGAGACATGGAATTGGGGCGGCAACATCCCCTGTCACAAACGCTCGGCGAGTTATCGCGACAAGGACTAAGCGCGCGCATAGTCTTGCGCGGACTCACGGAGCAGGATGTCGCGCGGTTCATCGAGATGACCACCGGGATCAAGCCCCCGGAAGCCCTCGTGAGGACCGTTTATCAACAGACGGAGGGCAATCCGTTTTTCCTAAGTGAGATTGTCAGGCTTCTGGTCGTAGAGGGTCAGTTGGAGCGCCCGCAGGCGACAAGCACTTCGAGTCTCCGAATCCCGGAAGGCGTACGCGAAGTGATCGGCCGCCGTTTAGATCAACTCTCGGATGAGTGCAACCGCGTTCTCACGACTGCTTCAGTGATTGGCCGCGAGTTCAGCCTCGATGCCCTGGAGCCACTCAGCGATATCTCGGGCGACCAGTTGTTGGAACTACTGGATGAAGCGACGGCCGCCCGGGTTATACATGAGTTGCCTCAAGCTATCGGCCAATACGGCTTTGTCCATGCTCTGATCCGCGAAACCCTGTACGACGAGATCAGCACCGCTCGCCGAGTGCGGTTTCACCGGCGGATTGGGGAGGTGCTCGAGAAGCTCTACGCTAACAGCCTGGACTCACACCTGCCGGAGCTAGCGTATCATTTCTTCCAGGCTTCGCCCGCCGGCAACAGCGACAAGGCGATTGATTACGCGATCCGAGCCGCCAAACGAGCCATTAGCCTGCTGGCCTACGAAGAGGCGGCGGGTCAGTACGAGCGTGCCCGCGCTGTCATCGAGCTTCAGGACGAGGTAGACCAGGAGCAACGCGGTGAGATGTCTCTCGCCCTGGGCGACGCTCAGAAGAAGGCTGGCAATAATGCTAAGGCACGAGAGGCGTTCTTGCAGGCGGCCGACATCGCGAGGAAACGAGGGGCGCCAGAGCAGCTCGCGCGCGCTGCCTTAGATATCGGAATCGGTATGGCCGCGTCCGGGACAGTCGACGAGGTTCAGGTGAGTATTCTCAAGGAAGCTCTGAGCGCTTTGAGCGAAGAGGATACGGCATTGCGCGCCCGGCTCCTTGCCCAACTCTCATTAGCACTCTACTACTCACCCGAACTTCGCGATGAGATCAATCAGCAGGCGGTTGAGATGGCGCGCCGCGTAGACGACCCGGCGGCGATAGTCGCTTCGCTCTACGGGAGACACGTGATACTCGAGGGCACACCGAGTGTTGAAGAACGGCTCGCCGTCGCCACCGAGATTCTGGGCATTGCAGAACGGGGCGGCAATAAGGAGATGGAGCTGCAGATTCGCTACCGGCGCATTCTCGACTTGATGGAGTTGGCGGAAATGCCAGCGATGGACGCTGAGATTGAAGCCTACACTAAGTTGGCGGAAGAGCTCCGGCAGCCTCGCTACTTATGGCTTACGCCTTACTTCAAGGCAACGCGCGCACTAACGGAGGGGCGCTTTGAGGAGTGCGGGCAACTGGCGCGGCAGGCTATGGCCATCGGGCAACGCGCGCAAGACCCGACCGCGCCGCTGTTGTTTGAGACATTGATCAACGTGCTGCGCATGGTGCAGGGACAGGTGGAAGATCGCGAGGAAGCCATCAAGCGTTATATCGAGAATTTCCCGGAAATACCCAGCATGCGGGCCACGTTGGCCAATCTTTACTTCAGA contains:
- a CDS encoding protein kinase produces the protein MSEDDSLDTQTLAISRSTSTQPWTLPESFSSGRYFIQRSLGHGGQKLVYLAKDTRLDREVVIAVLKTDQLGDESVPRLVREAQAMARLGSHPNIVTVYDIEDVEGRPFMVSQYVEGGSVSDLLKKADKHRLSIDDAIRITSQICQALVHCHGHGIIHRDLKPGNVWLSQDGTAKLGDFGLAASADFSRITLEGALVGTVVYMPPEIMLGHQAEPRSDLYSLGVMLYEIVTGRPPFLGDQFVAIISQHINSPPVAPSWHNPEVPQALETLILRLLAKSPEERPESAAEVARALATIGSSAATVGERAVQQDAKSLSRLAGGVFIGREQETKQLRVALNETLSGNGHLFMLVGEPGSGKTRMTEQLATYARLCNAQVLTGSCYEGEGAPAFWPWLQIVRSYAHELEPEKLLSIMGPGAADIAQVVSEIRERLPDLPAPPTLEPEQARFRLFDSVTTFLKNASKLQPLVIILDDLHWADKPSLLLLQFLARELKDSCMLVIGTYRDMELGRQHPLSQTLGELSRQGLSARIVLRGLTEQDVARFIEMTTGIKPPEALVRTVYQQTEGNPFFLSEIVRLLVVEGQLERPQATSTSSLRIPEGVREVIGRRLDQLSDECNRVLTTASVIGREFSLDALEPLSDISGDQLLELLDEATAARVIHELPQAIGQYGFVHALIRETLYDEISTARRVRFHRRIGEVLEKLYANSLDSHLPELAYHFFQASPAGNSDKAIDYAIRAAKRAISLLAYEEAAGQYERARAVIELQDEVDQEQRGEMSLALGDAQKKAGNNAKAREAFLQAADIARKRGAPEQLARAALDIGIGMAASGTVDEVQVSILKEALSALSEEDTALRARLLAQLSLALYYSPELRDEINQQAVEMARRVDDPAAIVASLYGRHVILEGTPSVEERLAVATEILGIAERGGNKEMELQIRYRRILDLMELAEMPAMDAEIEAYTKLAEELRQPRYLWLTPYFKATRALTEGRFEECGQLARQAMAIGQRAQDPTAPLLFETLINVLRMVQGQVEDREEAIKRYIENFPEIPSMRATLANLYFRLGRREDAQREFDQVAAHDFATLPRDASWVVTMANLAYICSYLNDVRRAAILYDLLLPYAPRQLVIGGSAIGTGSILRFLGILATTLSRWEEAVTHFEGALLMNTRIGAIPFLALTQQEYGSMLMKRGDPGDREKAHQILDQALATANEIGMHGLIKEVNALKSQ